CGTTTCAGTAAACGTGCTTCAACATTGAAGTAAATTTTCTTAATCCAGCTTTTTTCAGATTCTGCAAGGGCTTGGTAATATTCCCACTCGATGTTGTGCATTCTCACCCATTTTTGCCGATGCTGCAATTGGGGGTGGTCTAAATAATAACAAGTGTGCAAACCTTCAAACAGAATCGGAGTATTGTTTTTGAGTAGGTTAGCCAATAATTCGTTGGATTTTCGAGAACTGACAATGTAGGGATGTTGCAGTGAAAAACCTTTGATTCCTGTCTGACGAGGATAATAATACACTATTTCGCAGAATTGCTCCAATTCTTTCGCTTCTTTGCGGTTGCCGTACTGAAAACAATGTAGGGTGATTTTCACACCTAATTGATGGAGCGTTTTGAGTTTGTAGAATACATCAATCACACCGCCATAGTTGGCAGGATAGGGAATATCGAAGGATAAGATGTGAAGGTTCATGTTTTTACAATCTAGTCTTCTTTCATTTTCATTTCACTTAGCGATTTCCACCGACTTTGATTGTGTCACAATGCTTGTGTCTGCGTGTAAGCTGTAATGAATGAGAACATTGCCTTTGTGGTTGGGGTCTTTTTCAATCGGTTTTACTCCTTCCTCCCACTGATTGCAGTGAGTAGAAATCGGTTCTACGGCATGAATCCACTTTCCATTAGAGAAAGTCCAAACATAATAAGCCATCCAGCAACTTGTGAACCAACTGGGAAGCAATCCAATTTCATCCGTCCCGTTTTCATTCAAATCGCTTTCATTAACAGGTTCACCACCAATACACATTTCCACTTTGATGGGTAGAATATTGGGGTCAGAAAACTGAATCAAGCACTCACATTCTCCTTCACAATCCATTGATTCTACTACAATTTTTGGAGCAATTAGCCACATATATTCCGAATGACCATCACCATTGTAATCCCCTTCAACTGCACCTTCGGGGATGTTTACAACATTGCTGTCATCGGAATTTGATTGACTTTCTGATTTGTTGGAGTTGTAATTGCAGCCAAACAGACACACCAATAAGGTCACAAAGAAATATTTCATACTACTTCATTTTTTAAGCCCAAAACCTTTTTTGGATTCTATTGAAAACACAAAAGGAACTTTATCAGTTTGGGCGATAAAGTTCCTTTTTTCTTACAGTATTTTAGACTTTGGACGAAAGAAGTAGGAAGCAAGATGCGACATATAAAAAATTGATAATCAAAACCTTAACCTATTGATGTGATTGAGTACAAATAACTGGTTATCAATTAATTAAACTCTTACTTCTTTGCTCCTTCGTCCAAAGTCTAAAATACTTGAGGTCGATTTTTTAGTTTGAAGTCGAATTGAATTTCCAACCTAAGTAGTCAGCCATATTTATCTTAACAATTAAAATTTCTCAAACAACTGTTTATCAGTATGTTTTTTCTTCATTTTAATTTTGATACACTACTTACTTCTCCCCTTCCTTCAATTCCGACTGAATGATTTGCTTAAACTTGAAGTAATCATTCTGCTGCATAAAGCCTTCTTTTTTCACCCATTCCTCATTGCTGTATTTGACCACATATTCCTGAATCTCATCTTTGGTCATGCGAGAATGAGAAGTAAGATAATTCGCCATTTGCAGCAATAAATGCCTGTTGTTTTTGAGTAATTTTTCAGCTTCTTGCTCACACCTTTTGATCAAGTCCAAAGCCTCATTTTCGTGTTCGTCTTTGTGGAAGAAAAAGTCGTTGAACTCCGATTCCATCACCGCTACTTTGATAGGATCCTTACCCATAGCATACGATTTGATGGCGTTGTTTGCCAACTGAGTTGCTTGCACAATGTCTTGACGCACACCAGAAGAAGTGTGGTCTAAACCAAAAATAATCTTTTCGGCTACATATCCGCCCAAAGTGATGGTAATATTTTTCTCAATCAATTCACGGGTCAGAATATGCTCGGGAAAATTGATTTTGCAGAAGCCAGCTGCCTCATTGTCAACCGTACGAGTGACCACCAAATCGGGTACAATGTGAAGGGTCAAAGCCGCCAAAACAGCGTGTCCACATTCATGCACAGCAATGTGTGCTTGCACATCATCGTCTTTCGCCTTGCGAAGTTCGTGAACTTTGAGGTTGACTTTGTAGCTTTTTTCGGCAATCAACTGACCTACCAAATCGTAGAAGTGAATGTGGTATTTATCTTCATCAAAGGCCCAAGTAATGTAGGCAGGTTGCCAATCATTCTCAATCATATCGCAGATAATCTGGCTGATGTAAGAATCCACCAAGTTTTTGATGGTTGTCAGTACAGGACGTGCGCCTTGAGTCGGAAAAACACCTTCTTTGTAGATAATGTCTATGATGCTTTCGTCAAACTCCAATCGAAGTTTGAAGCGTTCTTCAATTGTTGCGTTCATTTCCTTCAATTTCCGCTCAATAAAGATGCGGTAATTTTCGGCATTGAAGGCAGGGTAAATGATGTGGTTGTTCCCCAAACGTGCAATTTGCTCGTTTCGGAATCGGTGTTGTAAAGCAGATTTGATGTCTGCAATGGTGATTCTCAAAGTGCTTTTGTGAAAATCGTCTGCACTGATGTCGGGATTGATGTTGTAGCTCATATAATAAGCTTCATCCAAGTTGCCAATCACAAAAATCAAGGCTTTTGACAAATCCATCATTTTCATCGAACCTTCATAGTTCACTGCTTCATAGAGGTAATCCACTATTTCTTCAATACCCATTCGCCTCAACTCATCTTTGATGTCGAGTGAAGAGGTGTATTTGTCACCTACCAATGAGTTCAAACCGCCCACAAAATCGGGAGAAGAGAAATAGTTGGCTTTCAGTTTCTTTTTGCCAGAATTGTAGCCAAAAAAGCCGAAACCTCTAAATATTTTGGCAAACGCCTCGTAGTTCTCGACCACTTTCCCATCGGCAATTTCTACTCCAAATTCAATACATTTGTTGAGTAGTTTGATCGCTTTGTAGCCTCGATTGATGTAGTATTGACTGGGTGAAGCATTGTAGTTAAACTTACCCGAATCCAATAGTTCCCAGATGATTCGAAGTTTGTCACGATCCACTTCTGCTCCTGATTCGTTGATGGTGCGGGCAAATTGAAATTCGTCTAAACAGATGATACACTCCCGTTCGTGGTGATGCTGCAAATCTTGGGTAAACATAGATTTAAGCCACGTACCGCTTGTATTGGTGCTGCCAAATTCGCCAATATCAATGTGAAGATAAGCTTGCAGAATGTCCAGTATTTCGACCAAACGCCTAACCAAAGCCGTTTTACCTGTTCCTGTCATTCCCCAAAGATTGATGACCGTAGGGCGCATTTGGTTATCGGGAAACAAATACCATGGGTGCATCAAACTGATGATTTCATCAATGATATCATCCAGTCCAATGAATTCTTCCTTGAGTTGTTGCTTCACAAATTCAAGGGTTTTCTTACGCTTAAGAATGTACTGTTTTAAGTCGGGATTTTTCATGTTCATATATTCTGCCCTATAAACTTAATTTTGAGCAAATTAGTTTCCTAAAAATGCAATAATTGAATTTAATTTTATGTGAGGTATGTAATGTGTCGGATGTGATGGAAACAATGAAAAATCCAATATCAAACACAATCTGTCCTAAAACCTATGCCAATAAATCAGCTGCAACTATTGTCGGGCCACTCCCTATCCTATCCGAAATCCAATATCGGTCTTCACAATGAGGCAGTAATTCTGCTTCAATGAAGGCTTCAACGGCTTTTTTGGAAGAGGAAGGATACAACACATGGACATTCGGCCCTGCATCTAAAGTGAAACAAACTGGATGTCCTGATTGACGGCGAAAATCTTGAATTTTTCGGATAATGGTAAGCGTATTCGGTTGCATCAAAATAAAAGAAGGGCTAGAGGTCATCATCAAGGTATGCAGCGTCAATGCTTCCATTTCAACAACCTGCATAAACTTTTCGTAATCTCCTGACTTCAATGCCTCTACTATTTGCAGCACATTTTGGTTGGCTTCTTTGTAGCGTGTAGCCGCATAGGGATTCCCTTCCATAAGGGTGTGTCCCGCTCGACTTGATACCGATTTGGTGTCGCTACTAACAATCAATATGGCATCTTCAAACTCCTTGAAATTAGGGTGTAAATGATGGGCAAAAGGCAGCGCATATTCATCCGCACTGCCATTGATTTCGGGATGCCGCCCCCAAACAGCTAATTTGGGAAAAACCGATCTTGAAGCACTTCCAGAACCCAAACGAGCTACATAAGAGGCTTTTTGCCAAAATTCTCCTTCGCTTACAGGTGTGCCAAACAGTTGTTGCTCAATGCTGCAAAGGCACAAAGCCAAAGCACTCATGCTCGATGCAGAGGAAGCGATACCTGATGAATGGGGAAAAGAATTGGAGGATTTGATGCTCAGATGTAGTTGAACCAAAAAAGGAAATATGTCGGTAATAGAAGCTAAATAACTGCGAATTTTCTCTGCAAAAGCTTCGTTGTGTTCTCCTTCAAAGCGAAAATCCAAAGAAATTCCTTTATTTTTTTTCATGCCATACATTACGGATGTTTCGGTGTAGGCTTGCGAGAGGGTGAAACTGATGGAGGTATTGCGAGGCAATTGCCGCCCATATTTTCCCCAGTATTTCACCAAGGCTATGTTTGAAGGACTTTGCCATACAATAGGCTGTCGATCAATGTGTGGAAGTTCTCTTGTGAGCTTTAAGTCTAAATTTTGATACATCTGTTTATAGAATAATTTATTTTATATTTTCACCACCTTCTCTCTCCTTATTTCTCCGTCTATTGTCATCACAACGTAATAGATTCCATTTGTAAGATTGTCAGGAAATTGATATTTCATTTGTTGCTTACCTTTTTTTACTTCAAAGTTTTGTGTATCCATGAGTTCTCCGTTGATACTAAAAATTTGAAGTTGGGCATTGACGGTTTTAGAAATATCCAAAGATAGGGTAAATTCGTTTTGTGTTGGATTTGGATAAAGTGATACTAAGTTTTGAATAGAAGTAACATCTTGAATAGCCACTACTTCGTCATGTGATTTCGCAAAGAAAATGTTTTCTTGAAGAAAAGTAATATCTGTATTTCTCAATACAATTTGAGCCAAACTTGTGTTGTCGATTGCTTCAATATCTTCTATCGTAAATGCGGGATCGTTTTTATAAAAAAAGCGGTCACCATCTCTCAAGTCTTGAAATTGATGCTGCAAAATGAGGTAAACGGTACTGCCAACTGCTGATCCTATCTTATGGTCTTCCGCCAACATACCAACCCACGGGTCGATTGCATCCACATTTCCATAAATTGATTGTAGTTGATTTTGCAGTTCTAAATTAGATGTTATTGCAGCAAAATCGGCGACAGACCCCATTCCAAAATCACTACGAATTTTATTATAACCAGGCAAACCTCTTTCTCTTGCTCGATTGATATTGATAGCCACTAAGTCCAAACCTCCTGCACCTGATTGAGCAAATAAAAAATTACGCAAGTCGCCTACTACCTTTGTGTCAAACGTCTGTTGAGCTTGGGTTGCCATTCCTTTCAGTATCGGATCTATTCCCCCTTGTGCTACCACAACAAAAGGGTTGAAAAAAGCATCTTTCAAACGAATATTACCCTCTGAAATGGTTTGTCCATCATTGTCCATTCTTACCAAATGATCGTTCAACAAAGTATGCCCCAAACGAAAGGCAGCAGCAGAAAAGACGTTCATTATATTTGGATTTCTCGTTTCATCATATCCTGTATAATCATCCAGTGTAATTCCCAAAGCAGGTAACCATTCATTGAAGGCAATGGATTGAATATATGCTCCTACCATTTTTCGAGCATATTGGTACAATTGTTCATCGTTCCAAGTTGGGTGCATTGCTGCAATTTCACCACATAAGCGATTGTGTTCACGCATAAACAAGGTATGCACACAAGTCAAAATCGGTTGTTCATTCGCTCTTACATCTCCTGCAACAAAATGCTTGGGCATTGGCGCACCTTCAATCACCATAAAAGGTGCATTGGGATCAATATCTCCTTCAAAATTACCAGTCAGCGTATTGAACGGCAAGAAGTTACCTTCTGATGTCTTGAGTTTTCCATTTTCAAAGGTCCGCAACCAATTGGCTCGATTTTCATCCGAACCATATACATTGGAGGCATCTATCCAAGCGGTTATATCATTGATTTGGGCACGGGGATTGTTTGTGGTAAAACCTGTGGAGAGGTCGTACTTTGAGCGACGCATAAATATTTCAGAAGTACCTGTACCCGTTGGGTCAAAAATGGGATCAAATTGTGGAACAGGTATGCTGATTACTTCATCCAACATATCGTCCACAAAGGTAATGTCGTGGTCTATGAATTGTCCAAATGCCCATCCATAATCACTAATATTCATGGGGTTGGGCATGGATTCGGGTTGATCGTAAAGGAGGTTGCTAATCATTCTTGGATTGGGATAATCCACCATACCTGGTTCAGACATTCCGTCAGCATATCCATTGGTAACAACTCTGGTAAGTTTTTCGCCTGTTGCGCCCCAATCAGGAGACGATACATTGTTCATACGGCCATCAAACGAACGATTGTCTTGTGCTTGTATGAAAAGTGTAAAAAAAGATAGTACAGTGAGAAATGATAAAGATAATTTCATAATGATGGTGATTTATTTGGATTAAAGGGTTGTGTTTATTGACCCAAATTACGTTTTTTTTCTCCATCTATACAATAATCAGGCAAAAAATTGAGTACGAAACTCACAAAACAAGTAGTGTGTGAGCGTTATTTTACCCATTAAAATACTGCAATTATCTGTTCATTTGGACTTTGGATGAAAGTAAATAGGAAGCAAGATGCGAGATATAAAAAATTAATAATCAAAATTTTAACCCATTGACGTAATTAACTTCAAATAATTGATTATCAATTAATTAAATTCTCACTTCTTGCATTTTTGCTCCTTCGTCCAAAATCTAATAATTTACTAGTTGCTCTTTATTTCAGTATCAACTGCTGTGAATACCTTTTGTCACCGCTAATCACTTCAATGACATAAATACCACTGTTCAAGTCACTAATGTCCAGTTCTTGTTGGTAGATATGGCTGTTTTTGTAGCCTGAATGATCAAAAACTTTCCGACCTGCTGTATCAAAAATGTGTACATCCACCACACCAATTTGTTCCCCTTCAAAGGTCATTTGGAAGCGACCATTGCTCGGATTTGGAGCCAATTGTAGCAGTAAACGAACTGTGGGCGAAAAAATGCCTACTATTTCAGTGAAACCCAATTCATCGGCTTTCACAAAATACATATCTACCGAATTGTTTACCACTATAGAACCTACTGTAGCATAACCACCATCATTCGTTTGCAAAGCACCATACAAAGTAGGAAACGTCCCAACATCTTCACCTAAATAGCGAATCCATTTTTGATTGCCAATGCCATCTGTCTTCAATAGAAAACCTCGCCTACTGGGATCGCCTGAGTCGCCAACATTTCCTACAAACATCAATCCATTGTCGCTTGTTTGTTGTACTACATAGTTATTGAAACTGTAATCATTCAACAACAATTCTTTCTCCCAAATAAGGCTGCCCGTATCGCTCAATTTGGCAATCAATAAATTGGAATCGTCCGAACTTTCACCTGTCCGTGCGCCAATCAATACAAAACCGCCTGATATGGTTTCGATTACATCAAAAGCTCTCGACAATAAATTCAACCCACTACCTGCTATATATTCCCAAACTACCTCCCCATTTTCATCGGTTTTCACCACTTGAAGTGGCGTATAAAAAGCATTGGTTTCCGAATCTTGAAGGAAATTACCTCGACCCGCCAACACATAACCGCCATCACTTGTCGGTTTGATATTGTAGGCCACATTTCCTACATAACTGTTTTCCCAAACAATATCTCCATCTGAATTCAACTTGGCATAATACACACCGCCTGCCGATAACCGTCCACAAATCACAAAACCGCCATCAGCTAAAGCACTGATTCCTTTTGTAAAAACAGGCAGAAGGTTCTCAAACCGATGTGTCCACATTACATTTCCATCCTCGTCAATGCGGGTCAATTGAGAAATCGAAAGACCTTCTTCGTTTTCACTACTGCCATATAGTGCATACCCCAGTCCGTTTGCCGGCACTACATTGTAACAAACATCTCTGCCATTGAAGAAATCCAAGGTTTTTGTCCATGTTACTTCTCCCCCTTCGTTGAGTTTGATGAGGTACATATCCAAATCTCCTCTTTCATTGAAGCTATCCGAATGACCTGCAATCAAATAGCCACTATCCGCCGTTTGCAGTACTCCATAAGCTTGGTCAAAATCTGCATTCCCGATTTTTCCATAACTTTCTTGCCAAACCGTTTCCCCCGTTGAAGTGACACGAATAGCCAATACGTCATTTCCCGAACCATTGAACGAATCTGTTGTACCTACAATGACCAAATCATTGGAAATTGTAGCCACAATATCATAACCACCTTCAAATCCGCCATAACTATACGTTTGTTCAAAAAGCACATTTCCATCTTTATCCAGCTTCAATACAAATACATCGGTTCCACCATCTGTATTGTTCATCAAACCTTCACCAACTATCCATATACTATTGTCTGCCATTTCCACTATTCGCTGAGGGTCAATATTTACACCATCCACCAAATATTGTTTCGACCAAATGCTATCACCTTCTGCACTGGTTTTGTGCAGAAAAATAGCATCCAATCCACCTCTTACACTCGCCATTGCCAAGTAGCCGCCATCCAACGTAGGAATAACATCCCGTGCATCCAAACGGCTGACTTCTTGCTGTTCCAATATGAAACTCGACCATTCAAAATCACCCTCGTTATCTGTTTTGATTAAAATTATTTCTGGTCCGACATTCGATGTAGCAGTAGCCAACACAATAAAACCTCCATCTGTTGTTTCACTAACCGACTCCAATCCCCTAATTGCACCAAACCCGAGCGTATTGTCCCATTGTAAAGTTCCTTCTGAGTCTATTTTGAGCAAATAAGGATCGTCATTTCTATCTCCTGCAATGACTACTCCACCATCAGAAGTTTTGGTGATATCTGCGGCAAAAGTGTTGAGATCGCCTACTGTTTGCGCCCAAATTTCATTGCCATTTACATCGGTTTTAACCACATAGATTTGAGGAGTAGTCAGAAACAAGTCGGTATTGCCGACACAAATCAAACTTCCATCTGCCAACTCTTGGACTCCATAAGCTACTTCATTGGCAATCGTTCCGTAAGCGTTTGACCAAAGCTCATTGCCATCACGATCCGTTTTGACCAAATAGAAATCATACCCTCCATTGCCTAAGTTGGCCGTTGTTCCTGCAAAAACCAAATTCCCATCTGCCGTTTCTATGCCAGATTCTCCAAAATCTCCTGTGTTTGCACCACCATACGTTCCTTGAAAAACCGTTTGAAATTGTGCGTATAATCCGTTTGTAATCAAAAAACTACAAACTAAAAGTATCCATTTATTCATTGTGTTACTGCAATTTTAGTCAAACATTTTTTTCTACTTAGGCAAAAAACATCAGTAGAAAAACATAAGCTGGACATGAGTAGTTACTAAAGAAAGAAAAAATCAATACAAATTTACCCAAATCTTTCATTGCCCATTCCTTATAGTGTTTCATCTTGTGTCTTGTATCTTTCATCTAACAATATTAAGTCCTTCATCTAAATTGAAGCGAAAGTTACACTTTTGATTGATCGCCATAATTTTTTCGAATCATCTCGTTGGTTTCTTCCAAAGATTTGAAGACTTCAAAAGTAGTACCCTGTGTGCGTTGTGCGCCCAGTGCATTGGCGTATTGTGCCGCTTTGATGTAATCGGTTTTGTCCTCCAAAAGCCCAAAAGCCAGCCCTCCTGCAAACGAATCACCACAACCTGTCGTATCTATCACCTCACTCACCCTAACAGATGGAACGAAATCTTGCTGCATCTGACCATTTTTCATAGTGTAAATAGCACAACCTCTCGAATCTAAAGTGATGTAAACCGCTTTCACTCCCTTTGACAAAACATGTTCTGCAAAATCCGCCCTTTGTTTTTCGCTGAGTTCTATATAATCATCTTCCAAATCCTTAGGTTGAATTTCTTTTGGAAACCAGCAACAGCCAGCTTCTTCAATATTCATTTTCAATACATCAATATAAGGCAGCCACAAATCACGGTCAATCCAAAACCTTCGGTAACGATCACCTTTTGTAGTCGCTGTTGAAGTAGGGCCATGTGCATCAAAAATAATCAAGCCTTTGCTATTCGCTTTCAAATATTTGAGTGTTTCCAATGGCACTTCAAAGTCAGTAATAGGCACGAAAACAAATACATCTGCATCCAAAGCTACTGCCATATCTTCTGCTATGATAGGATGCATATAAGCTATTTGTTTTTCCAAGCGATTATTTTGATCCACAAAACGCAATTTTATGACTGTTCCTTGATCATGTACTGACGATACACCTTCCTCCACAATATTTTTATACGCAGAAAAAATAGTATGTATTGGCAATTCATGTGATTGGCTGATATGAGCTATTGGATAGACATATCCACTGTCTTTCAAAAGCTTAGAAAGTGCTATGGTAGGATGTGTGATGCAGCCATATTTTTCAACGACCAAACCTTTGTGCGTAGTGATATGGTCTTTGGGGATTGGTCCGACCACTGCTATTTTGTGTTTTTTGTTCATTGTTGCAGTTTTAGTGTATATTTGGCGCAAAAATAGATAAAAATGATTGAAGGATGTATTTTTGACTTGGATGGAGTGATTGTAGATACGGCAAAATATCATTTTCAGGCATGGCGACGATTGGCCAATGAGAAATTTGGTTTTGATTTTGATGCACAAAAGAATGAAGAATTGAAGGGGGTCAGCCGTTTGGGTTCACTGGATTTGATTATTGGCTGGGGAAATGAGGAACACGGTTTGAATTTGAATTTCACCGAAAAGGAAAAAATGGAATTGGCAACCATCAAAAATGAATGGTACAAGGCTTTGATTATAACCATGACTGCCGATGAAATTTTGCCAGGTGTGATGGATTTTATTCATGAACTACAAGGATACAACATCAAGTTGGGTATTGGTTCGGCGAGTAAAAATACCCCTACTGTGTTGGAAGTCATTGGCATTGCTCACTATTTTGAAAGCATTGTTGATGGGCAGAAATGTACCATTTCTAAACCAGAACCCGATGTTTTTTTGATGGGAGCAAGTGAGTTGGGTATTGATCCACACAATAGCATTGTATTTGAAGATGCTGCTTCGGGTGTAGAGGCGGCTTTGAGAGGTGGTTTCCATGCGGTGGGTGTTGGCTCACCTAGCCATTTAGGACACGCAGATTGTGTGATTGAAGGTTTTGAAGGATTGAATTTTGAAGGGCTGAAACAGAAATTGGGAATTGAGTAATCTTACTTTTTTATTACTTGAATCTCATTAAAAAAAGCCCGCAATTATTCATCACGGGCTGTGCCTTAAAACCAAAAATAAAATCTATTAAAAACCTCTTTTCTATAAAATAGCTTTTGCTTCTTTTGTCAAGTCGTTGCTCATTTTAGGATTCAAGGCCATGGATTCTTTGATAAAGGTGATACCATCCGTTTTTGCTCCCATTTTGTATTTCACCAAACCTGCCAAACAGAGTAGTTCTGGATCTTTGTAGTTCGTTTGAAGTGCTTTTTCGATGTGTTTTGCAGCCGTTTCATAATTCCCTTGTTTGTAGTAAATTTTTGCCATTGCTTGATTGACAGTAATGTTGTTAGGACGCTTGTTGTATGCTCGTTCTGCATAGGTCAAAGCTTTTTCGGGATTGTTGTCAAGAGTCAAATAAATGTTAGCCAATTCCATATCCATGTTGTGACCACTTTCTTGGTCTTCTTGCAACATTTGAATCAACTCAGAATTGAGTTTGTTTACCTCCTCAGTATTTCCTTCTATTTGGTTTACTTCAGCTAAGGTTTGATAAAATGAAAACTCAGGCATCACTTCTGTTGCTTCGTTTAGCATTTTTTTAGCTTCTTCATAGTTGCCTTTTGCGATTTCGATTTTAGCCAATCCTGCGGTAGCAAAAGCATAATTTGGGCGTTCTGCTAAGGCTGTTTTGTATTGAATTGCAGCATTTTCCAAGTCGCCATAGTTTCGGTATAGATTGCCTAAAGTGATGCGTGACCATGCGGTAGCTTCGTCGCCAGGAAGTCCAGCTGAAACGGCTAATTTCATGGCTTCAATCGCTCCTTTGTAGTCGCCGTGCAATTCTCGAAGGTAAGATACTCTGGAATAAGAGCGTAAATCAGGGCGAATGCTCACCATTTTATCAGCCATTTTCACTCCTTCTGCATAATTTCCCAATTCTACATTTGCATCACACAATGCGCCATATACTTGTGCATCGTGGTCTTCAAGAGCCAATGCTTCTTTGCTGACATCCAATGCTTTTTGAAATTCATGTTGCGATAAATATACGGATGCTTCACTGACCAATGCCTGAAAGTGCATTTGCTTGTTTGCAGGTTTTTGAGCAATTACGTAGTCCAAAATTTTTAGTGCAGCAGGATAGTAATAAGGGTGTTCTCCAGTAATGCGGGCTTCTTGCATGTATAAAAGTGCCAAATAGATAGAAGATTTGTGGTCAGCAGGATTCTTTTTCATTTTTGCCTGCAATTCCTTG
The Chitinophagales bacterium genome window above contains:
- a CDS encoding tetratricopeptide repeat protein, which translates into the protein MQIIIKQYLLTILVLFSISFTSCQQGSSTTTASASTINETTSAISDFEIPQLLEREGAIAKLSEWDYVQKTAKELQAKMKKNPADHKSSIYLALLYMQEARITGEHPYYYPAALKILDYVIAQKPANKQMHFQALVSEASVYLSQHEFQKALDVSKEALALEDHDAQVYGALCDANVELGNYAEGVKMADKMVSIRPDLRSYSRVSYLRELHGDYKGAIEAMKLAVSAGLPGDEATAWSRITLGNLYRNYGDLENAAIQYKTALAERPNYAFATAGLAKIEIAKGNYEEAKKMLNEATEVMPEFSFYQTLAEVNQIEGNTEEVNKLNSELIQMLQEDQESGHNMDMELANIYLTLDNNPEKALTYAERAYNKRPNNITVNQAMAKIYYKQGNYETAAKHIEKALQTNYKDPELLCLAGLVKYKMGAKTDGITFIKESMALNPKMSNDLTKEAKAIL